One genomic window of Paramormyrops kingsleyae isolate MSU_618 chromosome 20, PKINGS_0.4, whole genome shotgun sequence includes the following:
- the LOC111856381 gene encoding mitochondrial import receptor subunit TOM20 homolog: MMGSKTSAIAAGVCGALFVGYCIYFDRKRRSDPNFKNRLRERRRKQRAAREKAGLSRLPDLKDAEAVQKFFLEEIQLGEELLAQGDYEKGVDHLTNAIAVCGQPQQLLQVLQQTLPPPVFQMLLTKLPTISQRIVSAQSLTEDDVE; this comes from the exons ATGATGGGCAGTAAGACGAGCGCGATCGCCGCCGGGGTTTGCGGGGCCCTCTTCGTCGGCTACTGCATTTACTTCGATAGAAAAAGACGGAGTGACCCCAACTTCAAGAACAGGCTGCGAGAGC GACGGAGGAAGCAGAGGGCTGCAAGGGAAAAGGCTGGATTGTCAAGG CTGCCCGACCTGAAGGACGCCGAGGCTGTGCAGAAGTTTTTCCTGGAGGAGATTCAGCTGGGAGAGGAGCTGCTAGCTCAGG GTGACTATGAGAAGGGGGTGGATCACTTGACCAATGCCATCGCAGTGTGTGGCCAGCCCCAGCAGTTGCTCCAGGTCCTGCAACAGACCCTGCCGCCGCCAGTGTTCCAGATGCTGCTCACCAAGCTGCCCACCATTAGCCAG CGAATCGTCAGTGCACAGAGCCTGACTGAAGATGACGTCGAGTAA